The Streptomyces sp. NBC_01142 genome has a window encoding:
- a CDS encoding DMT family transporter codes for MHASQGRSAGLGLALGSAFAFGGSGVAAKPLIEAGLDPLHVVWLRVAGAALIMLPVAWRHRDLVLRKPALLVGFGLLAVAGVQACYFAAISRIPVGVALLIEYLAPALVLGWVRFVQRRPVTRSAAVGVVLAVGGLACVVEVWAGLTFDAFGLVLALAAACCQVGYFVLSDQGSDREDAADPLGVIAYGLLIGTVVLTLVSRPWGMDWSLLGGSADMGGTQVPAALLLGWVVLIATVIAYVTGVISVRRLSPQVAGVVACLEAVIATVLAWVLLREHLSAPQIFGGAVVLVGAFIAQSQAPKAPSGPVAAGGPAAEVPGTGGRDAVGNDAGGRVAGGKGAGGRDAVAEGELSAGQAAP; via the coding sequence ATGCACGCGTCTCAGGGAAGGAGCGCCGGCCTGGGACTCGCCCTGGGCTCGGCGTTCGCATTCGGTGGATCAGGTGTCGCGGCCAAGCCGCTGATCGAAGCGGGTCTCGACCCGCTGCATGTGGTGTGGCTGCGAGTGGCCGGCGCCGCGCTCATCATGCTGCCGGTGGCCTGGCGCCACCGTGACCTGGTGCTGCGCAAGCCCGCGTTGCTCGTCGGCTTCGGGCTGCTCGCCGTCGCGGGCGTACAGGCCTGCTACTTCGCCGCGATCTCCCGGATCCCGGTCGGTGTGGCGCTGCTCATCGAATATCTCGCCCCCGCGCTCGTCCTCGGCTGGGTCCGCTTCGTCCAGCGCAGGCCCGTCACCAGGTCCGCGGCGGTCGGAGTCGTTCTCGCCGTCGGCGGTCTCGCGTGCGTCGTCGAGGTGTGGGCGGGGCTCACCTTCGACGCGTTCGGACTGGTCCTCGCCCTGGCCGCCGCGTGCTGCCAGGTCGGCTACTTCGTCCTGTCCGACCAGGGCAGCGACCGGGAGGACGCTGCGGACCCGCTGGGTGTCATCGCGTACGGACTGCTCATCGGCACCGTCGTACTGACGCTGGTGTCCCGGCCTTGGGGCATGGACTGGTCGCTTCTCGGCGGCAGCGCGGACATGGGCGGGACGCAGGTGCCCGCGGCGCTGCTGCTCGGCTGGGTCGTACTGATCGCGACAGTGATCGCGTACGTCACCGGGGTCATCTCGGTCCGCAGGCTCTCCCCGCAGGTGGCCGGTGTGGTGGCGTGCCTGGAGGCGGTCATCGCGACCGTCCTGGCCTGGGTGCTGCTGCGTGAACACCTGTCGGCGCCGCAGATCTTCGGCGGTGCGGTGGTACTGGTCGGGGCGTTCATCGCGCAGTCCCAGGCGCCCAAGGCGCCGTCCGGACCGGTGGCGGCCGGTGGACCGGCGGCCGAGGTGCCGGGCACGGGCGGCAGGGATGCAGTCGGCAATGATGCGGGCGGCAGGGTTGCGGGCGGCAAAGGTGCGGGCGGCAGGGATGCCGTCGCCGAGGGAGAGTTGTCGGCCGGGCAGGCCGCCCCGTAG